The proteins below are encoded in one region of Panulirus ornatus isolate Po-2019 chromosome 31, ASM3632096v1, whole genome shotgun sequence:
- the rept gene encoding ruvB-like 2 isoform X2 translates to MVGQVKARRAAGVVQNMIKEGKLAGQAILIAGQPGTGKTAIALGLAQSLGPDTPFTAISASEIYSLGMSKTEVLTQAFRRSIGVRIKEETEIIEGEVVEVQIDRPATGTGAKVGKLTLKTTEMETIYDLGNKLIEALTKEKVQAGDVITIDKATGKITKLGRSFTRARDYDATGPQTRFVQCPEGELQKRKEVVHTVTLHEIDVINNRTQGFLALFSGDTGEIKGEVRQQINAKVAEWREEGKAELVPGVLFVDEVHMLDIECYSFLNRALEDDMAPVVIVATNRGITRIRGTQNLSPHGIPIDMLDRMIIIKTLPYQENEIKEILKIRCEEEDCEIQDDALVVLTKIGLETSLRYAIQLITLANLSSIKRKEKQITIPDVKKVYQLFIDEKRSQKFLKEYEDEFMFDEGTENVMDTS, encoded by the exons ATGGTTGGGCAGGTTAAG GCCAGGCGAGCAGCAGGAGTTGTGCAGAACATGATAAAGGAAGGCAAGCTGGCAGGCCAGGCCATCCTCATTGCTGGCCAGCCAGGAACCGGCAAAACTGCAATTGCCTTAGGCTTAGCTCAGTCTCTTGGTCCAGACACTCCTTTTACTGCCATATCTGCCTCAGAGATATACAG CTTGGGTATGTCCAAGACTGAAGTTTTGACACAGGCCTTCCGTCGGTCAATTGGTGTACGTATCAAAGAAGAAACCGAGATCattgagggagaagttgttgagGTGCAAATTGACCGCCCAGCCACTGGAACTGGTGCCAAAGTGGGCAAATTAACTCTTAAGACAACAGAAATGGAAACTATTTATGACCTTGGAAACAAGCTCATAGAGGCCCTTACTAAGGAAAAG GTACAAGCTGGCGATGTTATAACAATTGATAAGGCCACTGGAAAGATAACAAAGCTTGGACGTTCCTTCACACGGGCTCGTGACTATGATGCTACTGGTCCCCAGACAAG ATTTGTTCAGTGTCCAGAAGGTGAACTTCAAAAGAGGAAGGAGGTAGTTCACACTGTCACGCTTCACGAAATTGATGTCATTAATAACCGCACACAGGGATTCCTTGCACTGTTTTCAG GTGATACTGGTGAGATTAAAGGAGAAGTGAGACAGCAAATCAATGCCAAAGTGGCAGAATGGCGGGAAGAAGGCAAAGCTGAGTTAGTCCCTGGTGTTCTCTTTGTAGATGAG GTACACATGTTGGATATTGAATGTTACTCATTCCTCAACCGTGCTCTGGAAGACGACATGGCACCAGTGGTAATAGTAGCTACCAACCGTGGGATAACCAGGATTAgaggcactcaaaatctttctcctcATGGCATCCCCATTGATATGCTGGACCGAATGATCATTATCAAGACATTGCCGTACCAAGAGAATGAAATTAAGGAGATTTTAAAAATCAG ATGTGAGGAAGAAGATTGCGAAATACAAGATGATGCTTTGGTCGTACTTACAAAAATTGGGTTGGAAACATCTTTGCGGTATGCTATTCAGCTGATCACCTTAGCCAACCTGTCTTCCATTAAGAGAAAGGAAAAACAG ATAACTATCCCGGACGTAAAGAAGGTATATCAACTATTCATTGATGAGAAACGATCTCAGAAGTTCCTCAAAGAATATGAGGATGAATTTATGTTTGATGAAG GTACTGAGAATGTAATGGACACAAGTTAA
- the rept gene encoding ruvB-like 2 isoform X1, giving the protein MAGVSLTSEEHEVTRIERIGAHSHIRGLGLTDDLTPKPSAQGMVGQVKARRAAGVVQNMIKEGKLAGQAILIAGQPGTGKTAIALGLAQSLGPDTPFTAISASEIYSLGMSKTEVLTQAFRRSIGVRIKEETEIIEGEVVEVQIDRPATGTGAKVGKLTLKTTEMETIYDLGNKLIEALTKEKVQAGDVITIDKATGKITKLGRSFTRARDYDATGPQTRFVQCPEGELQKRKEVVHTVTLHEIDVINNRTQGFLALFSGDTGEIKGEVRQQINAKVAEWREEGKAELVPGVLFVDEVHMLDIECYSFLNRALEDDMAPVVIVATNRGITRIRGTQNLSPHGIPIDMLDRMIIIKTLPYQENEIKEILKIRCEEEDCEIQDDALVVLTKIGLETSLRYAIQLITLANLSSIKRKEKQITIPDVKKVYQLFIDEKRSQKFLKEYEDEFMFDEGTENVMDTS; this is encoded by the exons ATGGCGGGT GTTAGTCTAACAAGTGAGGAACATGAAGTGACAAGAATAGAACGCATTGGTGCTCATTCACATATTCGTGGCTTGGGATTAACAGATGATCTCACACCCAAACCATCAGCTCAGGGAATGGTTGGGCAGGTTAAG GCCAGGCGAGCAGCAGGAGTTGTGCAGAACATGATAAAGGAAGGCAAGCTGGCAGGCCAGGCCATCCTCATTGCTGGCCAGCCAGGAACCGGCAAAACTGCAATTGCCTTAGGCTTAGCTCAGTCTCTTGGTCCAGACACTCCTTTTACTGCCATATCTGCCTCAGAGATATACAG CTTGGGTATGTCCAAGACTGAAGTTTTGACACAGGCCTTCCGTCGGTCAATTGGTGTACGTATCAAAGAAGAAACCGAGATCattgagggagaagttgttgagGTGCAAATTGACCGCCCAGCCACTGGAACTGGTGCCAAAGTGGGCAAATTAACTCTTAAGACAACAGAAATGGAAACTATTTATGACCTTGGAAACAAGCTCATAGAGGCCCTTACTAAGGAAAAG GTACAAGCTGGCGATGTTATAACAATTGATAAGGCCACTGGAAAGATAACAAAGCTTGGACGTTCCTTCACACGGGCTCGTGACTATGATGCTACTGGTCCCCAGACAAG ATTTGTTCAGTGTCCAGAAGGTGAACTTCAAAAGAGGAAGGAGGTAGTTCACACTGTCACGCTTCACGAAATTGATGTCATTAATAACCGCACACAGGGATTCCTTGCACTGTTTTCAG GTGATACTGGTGAGATTAAAGGAGAAGTGAGACAGCAAATCAATGCCAAAGTGGCAGAATGGCGGGAAGAAGGCAAAGCTGAGTTAGTCCCTGGTGTTCTCTTTGTAGATGAG GTACACATGTTGGATATTGAATGTTACTCATTCCTCAACCGTGCTCTGGAAGACGACATGGCACCAGTGGTAATAGTAGCTACCAACCGTGGGATAACCAGGATTAgaggcactcaaaatctttctcctcATGGCATCCCCATTGATATGCTGGACCGAATGATCATTATCAAGACATTGCCGTACCAAGAGAATGAAATTAAGGAGATTTTAAAAATCAG ATGTGAGGAAGAAGATTGCGAAATACAAGATGATGCTTTGGTCGTACTTACAAAAATTGGGTTGGAAACATCTTTGCGGTATGCTATTCAGCTGATCACCTTAGCCAACCTGTCTTCCATTAAGAGAAAGGAAAAACAG ATAACTATCCCGGACGTAAAGAAGGTATATCAACTATTCATTGATGAGAAACGATCTCAGAAGTTCCTCAAAGAATATGAGGATGAATTTATGTTTGATGAAG GTACTGAGAATGTAATGGACACAAGTTAA